From the Candida dubliniensis CD36 chromosome 2, complete sequence genome, the window ATTCCTCGCAAGTTTCACACCCTAGTCTGGTTTCTAAAGTCTGAACAATGCAATCACCAAATGGAACCCTAGGTTGACCAGTGATTTTACTAATGAATTTTGGTAACTGATACTCTTCGTGGTATTTGGGTCTATTCCAGCCAGTGAAGTATCTCATTTCTCTATAATTTCCATCGTTGGCTAAATATATCTTAGGTcttatcaataaaatttttccGTTGTATGAAATAATTCTACAATTATATTTGATGGATTTGTGGATAATTGGAATACCAATGTCCAACAAAATCCCATGAGTTTCAGGGTTGGATAAAATCTCTCCGTAAACTTCCCAACTGTGACGATACAAATCATTCTCAGCAAAATGATCAAGGCATCCGTAACCACAGATTTCCAACTCCGGACCAACCCTCAATTTTGCACCTTGTCGTTTGGCCTCTTTGATGGATTCAAGAATTCTATCTCTGTTACCTTCAAAGTCTAAAGCccattgatttaaattacAAGTGGCAACAGTGATGTAATTACCCATTTGTCAagttgtatatatataagttTTGTCTCTCTGTTTAGTAATTCAAGATGTTTAgttgtgtttttttcttttttttcttttggatAAAGTTCTTCTGTTTTTGTTGGGCTGATGAAGAATTCGCTGGGGGAAAGGGGTGTCAGTCAAACCTATGCgtgattcattttttttgcgGTACTAACATTCGTTGGGAAggattttttatttttttttgccctCCATCTTGATAGTAATAAGAAATAGATAGTGGCTGTTTGATTGATGTATACATGATATAAAAAACGTATCACACATGATCAGGAGATTAAAGATTTActttatttgataattgaatAGTTAGTCCGGAACTTACGACAGGGCCTACCGGCATCCCGATAAATATGGTTTCCCTTGAAATTACCATCGGCAAGTTCCTTTGCTCTCCAACGGAATCCCAACGGAACATTTTATTGTGATAAGAACCATATGCAGTCTTCAATGGATTTTTGTTATCAATAATGAACCACAGCATGACAAACTATAAATATCTAGGATGTCCTATCTTGAATAATGATTGgatttcctttttcttatttttaattttcaattcaaactTCATACCTAAATACAATGCACAAAGATTCTTTAGTTGTTACCCCATTAGCTGATGCTCCTTTTGGCTGCTCAATTGAGTTACCAAGCTATTGTCAAAACGACCCTTCACTTTTAAAAGATGACGATTTTACCAAACTTGATGATGCTGTTCAAAGAcattttgttgttctcATTCCTGATCAAGTGGACTTGTCTCCAAAATCTCAATACAATTTAACGAAGCGATTTGATCCAACAATCCCAGAACCAAAAGACATGAGTGGTGGTTATGGTCATGGTAAAGAGTTTAGACATGACCAGTCTGTTTTAAAGAAAGATGGTTGCTCAGTGAAATCTCAGCCACAAGTCCAAATTTTGGGTCAAGGAACTTTCTCCCCAGATGAGCCAGGTAATGAAAACGGTGAAACAATCAACTTGACTCATCCTACCCATACTACATTCCACCATACACCTTTGACTGAAGatcaaattaaaaacaaaaaccaaaCTAGATTCTACAGATGGCATATTGATAGTGCCTTGTATGATTTGTCTCCTCCAAAAGTTACCACATTGTTAGGTATCAGAATCCCACCTACAGAATACCAAAAGGTTGTTTATGAAGATGACGGAAGCGAATTGAAACTTGCAAGAGGCGCAACTTGCTTTTTCAGTGGGGCTCAAgctttcaaaaatttgagtgatgaagataaagaatttgCTCTAAACACCACTGTTGAGTATGCACCACATCCATATATATTCATATCTCCTGCTAAAGCCACTTGGGATGGTTTGACGATGGTATCAGAAGGGAAAGAACGTGATTTTAAAGACTTGCCCGAATGGGAAGAATCCAAGGTGAAAAAGTTGCCAATGGTATGGACAAATCCTGTCACCAAGGAGCATCATTTGCAAGTGCATGGTTGTTGCTTATATAAATTGCACACCAAGCAAGCTGATGGATCTACAAAAACTTTAGACTTGAAAGAGGCCAGAGAAAAAGCTCATAAGTTTTTGAGACCAGCAATTGCTCCTGAACAAATCTATGCCCACGCTTGGAAACAAGGTGATTTAGttatttttggaaataGACAAGTTACCCATTCGGTTGTTTCTGAACTAGCGCATTTGGGAGAAGCTGGTAAAAGATTGATGCACCAATGTAATATTGCTAGTGGCAAGGATCCTATAACTGTTGTTTAGTTAGTTTAAGTTTGTGTTAATACAAAGTTTtatgttattgttattttaaAGCAACTTGTAGACTTTGGATTGTTGGTATTTGTGGAAAGAGCAAGCTTAAGAAAACtggcaataataataatgtcGTGTAAGGGTCTTTAAACGATTCGATCTACAAAGTTGAGTTTTGTCAATTGTCGTTCTCAGTGGTACTTTTTTCgtacaaaacaaatttgttgattctcCACcagaaatattttttttggggattataatattaatcTTTAAATTTTATTCTCTTTATCTTTTCCTATTTCTTTAGAGCaacttttaatttttttttttttctatttttcaacattacACCCAAAAGCAATGCAATACGTTGGCAAAGTAGGAGGTTATGTTTATAATCAATGGAATTCATTGAACCCAGCCACTTTATCTGGAGCAATTGATATTATAGTTATAGAGCACCCTGACGGGACATTGCACACATCTCCTTGGCATATTCGATTCGGTAAAttccaaataatcaaaCCATCTCAAAAAAAGATTGATTTATATGTTAATGACATCAAGACTAATTTGCCGATGAAATTAGGTGATGGAGGCGAGGcccattttgtttttgagGTTGATGACAAGAACCATGCCTTATCACACAGTGTGTTGACTTCACCGATTATCTCACCGGTATCGTCACCAGGATCTTCACCGGCCAGCACAGCTGCTGAACCACCGGACGATTTGgatttaaatgaaaataccAATGTCGAAGAGAGAATCAAATTGAGTGACATTCCTAGTCCAAGATCAAAGAGTCCTACACCATCTTTGAAAACCAAAATAGCATTTGAAAAcgcaaaaaaaatcacacagaaattaaatatacCTACCAAGTTTGACTTGAACGGTGACATGgttattgatttggatGGATATAAGCCTAATTCACAAAAGAACATTGAAAACTCGGATGAATTGTTccaaaagattttttttgaagaaattgaaggtGAATATCCCCAAGGAGAAAAAATCAAGGCTTGGGAACAGTTTATAACTAGAGACGAAAATGGCCACTACAGAATATCTAATACAGGTGAATTTGATAGTGGTGAAACAGAAGATGAGTCGACTGCCCCAACTACTCTCACTACAGCGACAACAACTTCGCTAAACGCATTTTCTACAGAATCGTCTGACTCCGATAAGACGTACTTTAAAACACTCAGGTTGACGTCTGATCAATTGTCGAAAATGAATTTGCATTATGGGGAAAATTCACTTAAATTCAAAGCCAGTGATGGGAATTCCCAAGTAACTGCAAATCTTTATCTCTGGAAATCGACGACGCCAATAGTTATATCCGATATAGATGGTACCATTACAAAGTCAGATGCTTTAGGACATGTATTGAACTTGATTGGTCGTGACTGGACCCACCCTGGAGTCGCTAGCTTGTTCCAAGAAATTCGTCAGAATGGGTACAATATTGTGTATTTAACAGCTAGGTCTGTTGGTCAGGCTGACACAACAAGACAGTATTTGCAGGGCGTTAATCAAGATGGAATCAAATTACCTCCTGGTCCCGTCATATTAAGTCCAGATAGAACCTTTGCAGCTTTGCGCCGTGAGGTGGTGTTGAAGAAGCCTGAAGTGTTCAAAATGGCATGTCTTTCTGATATAAAGAACTTGTATTTTGAACCAATTGAAGGAAACGACGACGATGAGCACACTCCATTCTATGCTGGATTTGGTAATAGGATCACTGATGCTATTAGTTACAGATCTGTGCATATACCCCTGCATCGTATTTTCACAATAAACCCCAATGGTGAAGTTCATATGgaattattggaattggCTGGTTACAAGTCGTCGTATTTACATATTGGTGAGTTGgttgatcaatttttccCACCCATTAGACAAGTGAGTTCGATTTCATCGTATTGGAATAATGCTCAGTGGAATGAGTATATGCAAAATCATCGTACTCCATCTCCACTTGGATCTCCAAGATCGCCCGGGTCACCAAGAAGTGTTATGGAAGAGTTTAAAACTGATGAGAAATTTAATGATGTCAATTATTGGCGTGAGCCTTTAGATCTCGATAATTTGTCTGATAGTGAAGATGATGTACAAGGTTTAAAGCAGGCAGTTGCTGAAAAGAATGATATTCCGTTGAAGAAAAACGAGAAATTGAGTCATGGaatgattttaaatcaGGACAAGGagcataataataatccagAATTACTTGAAAAATCAAGGGACAGGGCATCTACTATTGAAAGACCAACCTCGGGTTCTTCATTTACATCCCCGTTGAAAAGTTTTATGATGTTTGGTAAGAAAAAGGATAATAGgaaagatgatgattctGAGTATAATAGTGAAAAGGTGGCAGATGGCGAGTTTACTGAAGAGGATGTCGAggttgatgatattgatgttgacgaggaagatgatgatgattatacTGATGATGACTACGAAGAAGATGATTacgatgaagatgaagatgacgactatgaagaagatgatgatgatgacgagGAGGATGACgattatgatgattatgatgacGAAGAGATCGATGAAATTATAGTCCCTGACTCGCCGTTATTGGACATTGATGAAGACAGTAAGTCTGAAAATAACTCAAAAGAATTAAGACCAGAAGATGTTGACAAATTGCGTATATAGAATAAAATGTGTTTATTTCTATAGAACAAAAAGGGGGTGTAAAATCCAGTTTCTAATGTTCACCAATCGAACAGCAACTAAAACAATAATGTACTCTCTACATTGGTTGAATtatattatgattattaatCTGTATGAATATGTGGACTGAGCGgggttgttgttcttgaCATTGCAAAGAACAGTGATTTACGAAATTGATAAGAGTACCACCTCCACAAGAGAAAAATCGGTGCGAGGGGGAAAGGAAGTATTGTATGTGTGTGACAGTTGTACGTACTGCATATACTTTGTTGGTGTATATTTTCTGccatttttatattttaatcACGATGTCATTCAATTATGCTACTggaataataaaaaaaaaaaagccatactactactattttCAAACTTCAAATACTTCATTTgttattcatttatttactATCATCGGCTGTTCTGCTTGGGGTTTggatttgtttgatttttttttttgcatgATAGAAGACTAATTTGGCAAAGTGTCACTATTCTACTAAATCCATTCTTTTGTCACCTTGTTATTGTTCTTTTCcgtgtatttttttttcgtattataatttgaaatccCTTGATAGATATAAGGCTCGATCTTGTGTCAgttaaataattaaaatagATATATTCTCATCAATCTTGCAAGTTGATAGATATTAGAATTAAAGTGTTCATGAGTAGTAAGTgacaaaagaaatttgtttataacGGTAATTTATCTAATTCATATATGGTTCAAAAGCAATACCGATTTGCcccaaaatcaatattcaCGTTTGCACTTCTATGCTTTGTTGCCATAGTTGTCGTATTATCTACATCATCCTTGGTACAGATTGAAGAATCGTTAGACCCAATTGAAGTATCagataaatttaaaaagcATGATAAAAAGATAGTcatttttccaaataattttgaatcgGATAGTCATAAATTGGCCAGCTTTTTCACAGAAGTATTTGGACAAAAACTTAATGAAGGCGATATAGTGTATAAAAATCGAGACACGTATGAGTTGCCACAGACTGTGTATAATTGGAACACCATTGATTTGTTTCGATCCATCGGCGAAAAAGATAGTTTAAATTGTGAAAAAATACCTTTAAATTTCGAAACCAGCAAgatatataataaaaatgcAGATTTGTACAAGATACTTCGAGATTTTAAAGATGAAAATagtttttattataaaGAAGTTTCAGTGTTTTTCCCAGATTTGGCGAAACAGTTACAAGAGCGTACAATCAAAAAGCATTGGTTTCAACTCATAGGCTCATCAGTTTGGCTTGAACTGTATGGTATTCATTTAATGATATCAAGAGTTATATATACCAAGACAGGTAACAAGGTACAACCAGTTATATCGTTGTCCTATGTTCAGGCATTTGATCGCAATTGGACAGAATTGCAAAATGTAACTTTAATTGTACCGGATGATAGTACCGGGAAATTTAAAACGGTCACGTATCCATCGTTTATGCCAATTCCAGTGTACCATAACGTGAAGCAGCAACGTGGAAAGTTTTATGGAGTAGAGGATCCTAGAATAATACTTgttaaaaacaaacaaggATATGAGGAGCCGTTGATTGTATATAACTCATTCAATCGTAACTCATCAAATACTAATTACCTTGGAGAAATTAAAAACCTTGTTAAACTTGATACTTATAGATCAATTTTCATGGCTTGGATATGGAGAAGTCAAGTTGGGAAAAACAATGTAGGTCTGATGATACCAGGTACCGCAACCACAAACGATATATATGTCAAAGTGAAAGAATTGAGATTGcctgataaaaaaaagtctaaaacagaaaaaaactGGACACCATTGGTGATTTATGAGGATCAGAAAATGCAAGGTTATGATTcacatatatatttcaTATATCTGTTTGAAGATTTGtcaattttaaaatgtTCTCTTTGGGATACGGAAAACTGTGTTTGGGAGTATCgaatgaataataaaaagacAAAGATATCTGAGCTTCGTGGAGGAACTGAATTAATGAACGTCAACCAGATACTAGACAAACACAACTTTGACGGGTTAGAAATAGTTAAGGACCAATTCAAAGATAAAGAAGTCTGGATTGGGTTTGCTCGAGCAGCTTTAAGCAAATGTGGATGTGGAGTGAAAATGTATCGACCGAATTTCACAATGCTTGTCAGACAAAAAGGTAGCTTTCAGTTGTCTTTTGTGTCGTCTTATATGGATTTTGGTGTGCCAATATTGCCGTGGACTAAGGGTAAAGGATTGTGTAATGGcaagaatttattaataccCAATGGAATATCTAATTGGGTTTTGGCAGAGGGCGAAAATGGTAGTTTTCAAGATTATATGACTCTAAGTTTGTCGAGATCTGATTCCACAGTTGATATTATACACATCAAGGGAATACTAAAGTCAATACTATCTGAGTATTTATTGCATACAAGCAGAGACATacttaataataatgctATACACTGTGCTTTACTTGAATCTGAAAGCTATTGTAAGAGTTATGCTGAAAATTATAAAGCACATTTGAAACGATGgcagaattgaaatttagtTTTAAGTTTTAAGTGATATAGTTCATTGTTATGATATACTAGTAAGACAAGTAAATTGGATTTTAATATAAAGAAAGAGTTTAATCTGATTCACCCATagattgaatttgttgCAAAGTGTGGCTTTGCTCATAACCGCGATAAATTGTATAATGcttgaaacaaataaacaaacaagcaAAAAAGAACATTCAAATACACCTTATTTGTTCATGACACAACTATCATCTAATCAATTCATAAGAAATTTGACTATTCAggatattgatgattgtATTATTCTAGAAAGTAAAGGTTTCCCACCAGAACAAAGATGTTCACCAGAAAATTGCCGATATCGACTCTCTGTTGCATCTAATATTTGTCTAGGATTGTTTGAGACAACACCACTTGGTGATTCCAAATTGATCGGACATATATTGGCAACTAAAATTGCTACAGAAAGAATCACTGAAGCTGGAATGGGTAAAAGAATCCAAGGTGTTGAGAATTCGGGTCATTTTGAAAACTCAAGAAACATTGGTATTCATTCAGTTGTAATTGATCCTGAATATAGAGGTGTGCATCTTGGACATATTTTCTTAACTAAGtatattgaatatattcGTCAGTTGAAATTAGCAgataaaatattgattattaataaagaatCTTTGATACCATTTTATCTGAAGGTGGGGTTTGAAAATTTGGGACTTACTGATTGTCGGTTTGCTggtttaattgattatgataTGGTTTACAATTTGTAAAAAAAGCTTGTAGCGTTAAGAGAAGAGTGAATAAAGTTTAAGGTAGTATTGTTCTGGCGTTGTATTGTGATGTAGTGGTGGTCTTATCCAAGCGTTACTGTTCTTCCTCGTCGGTTATGATATAGAAAAACcagaaaaaataatacaagcaaaaaaaaaagttaaagAAACTAAGTTTATACTGATGTATTTcgtattattttcttttgatatAGGAATCGATGTTTAGACTATTTGTACCAAGAAGATTTCCTATTGTTCGATTTTACTCAGTAATGCAAGAGCCACTTATTAAAAAGACCAAACTGGACATAATGGAACTGTTTGCTAAGCAAACGTCACAAATACCGATACCGAAGAAGCCATTGGTGTGGGTTGATTGTGAGATGACTGGATTGGATGTGtttggtgatgataatattataGAAATTTGTTGTATTATCACTAACGAAGATcttgatattgttgatgaaaaagGGTACGAAAGTACTATCTATTATCCAAAATCTAGGTTGGacaaaatgaatgaatggtGTATTGAAACCCATGGCAAATCAGGATTGACAGAGAAGATATTAGCCAACCCTGATAGAAAACTTTCTGCTGTAGAGGATGAATTATTgcaatatataaaaaaatacgTCCCGGAGATAAGAACTGGTTTATTGGCAGGAAATTCTGTTCATATGGATAGATTTTTTATGATGAAAGAGTTCCCAAAAGTTATTGACCATTTGCATTACAGAAATGTTGATGTGTCTAGTATAATGGAATTTGGATATAGACATAATCctaaattaatgaaaatgtCTCCAAAGAAGACTGGGGCCCACACAGCAAAATCAGATATCTTAGAAAGCattgaacaattaaaatGGTACAGAAAGTACTATTTCAAGCTGGAAGAAGAGACAAAAGAAACGGTTGAAAGGTTGTCACTGGAATTACCAGAAGAAGTATCTGAAGATGCCAATAGTGAGACTAATAAGGAATAATCATATAAATATCTCTTTTGTTGTGTAAATAGAAATCTAGTAACACTAACTAGCTAACAACAACTGGGGGGGTGActtgatattaataattgtagTCAGTCAATCCACGAAAAAGATCCTAAGTATGGTTTTCGCACTAccttttctctttctcttaaATATTGGAGGTGTAAATCGACTGATTTTGTAGTTTTGTTAGTATGCCCAATGAAATCGCGAGCAAAGACAAAAAGGCCAAACTAATAAACTGGTAATGGTGAGAAGGacaggaaaaaaaaaaaaaaagaggaccactttaaataaaaaaaattacttaCAACAACAGCTGATATTAGTTCACTATTAGAAGCAACACACCTACAATGTTTAAAGCTGTACAACAATTAACTTTTAGAAGATTCAATTCTCATCACTTAAAACCATCCAAGTTGTTAAATGAGTTGTCTTACAAGTCAAACAAACAAGTTGGTGAAGAGTTTATCAAGAAATACGAAGAGAAAGTTCACCATTCCGAAGGTATCACCAATTTATGGAAAAGATTAACTTATTTAGTAGCTATTCCAGCTGTTTTGTTAGTTGCTATTCCAGTTGGTAAAGTTGAATTAAAACATGCCGAACATAGAAAACATCAAGCTCATTTGTCTGATGATGAATGGCCACAACAATACGATTATCAAAACATTAGACTGAAACCATTCTTCTGGGGTGATGGTGATAAAACTTTGTTCTGGAACTCAGATGTTAACAGACATGTTGTCAAAGactaaatttttaataagAGAGATTACTTGATTACAGTGTTtgatattttgttgaagaagTTTTAGTTTCTAGTTTTCTACACGCATTTGTTagttcccttttttttaggttatattatttcaatatatattcCAAAATCATATGAATCATGTGTAAGGAGATTTGGACGTTTAGTTGAATGTAGAGGGGATCTAGTGCTTTGCTGTTCTTTACTTTTCTTTAGAGTTCAGAATAGCGACAGTgaaaagcaacaacaaaaataacaattatTTATGTATACAGTAAATttataaagaaaacaaaaaagaaaatactAAAAACCGAAGaataaaagaaacaagATGACAAGTTCGAAATacctttgtttttttcaacagCTTTCATGGTGATTTCATAATGTGGAGAAAATGtataaattgtttgttgCAGCAATGGCAACAGAGTTTTCCCTTGGATGCCACGATAAATGGAGTATGCtctttttaaaatcaacGTCTTCGAAATCTCTTCCGATATTGCCACCGACTCCGCTCATCATTCTACCACTGACAGTATGTGGACTTATCTTTTTGGACTTGAAGGCAGATTTATCCGCTTGTAAAGTTATTTTTTCTGGTTCATCCTCGTCATCATAGTAATCTAATTGAGAACTTGGAGAGTTTTTACTCACGGGAACCTCCTTGTCAAACTGGTTGTCATCATCGTCGTCATcatcgtcgtcgtcgtcatcatcatcgtcatcattattgttatcgtcatcatcatcatcacgTCCTCGATAAccattcttttttctcttATTTGTATTATTCTTAGACACCGACTTTGGTTTATGGTCTCCGCCAGTGTTTACTGCATTTGGATAGATCacaaattgattgttgtaTGAACCTGTCATCACCGATTTATTGTCTCCACTAAATTGAACTTCGAACTTATCAAATATGGCATCATTTTCGTATGTATCACATAATCTCTCTCTCAAATGTTCGTGAACATCGATGGTCTTTAGCGGTTTGTTTTCCATGGCTAAATCCCATATCTTCACTGTCATGTAATCACGGGATGCAATATATCTCCCATCATGACTGAATTTGACATCGGAGATAGAACTGGTGATTTCAGTAAAAAAGTTATGTGACAGAGGATCCAAATACTcttcaaatattttggcGTGGCTGTCGCAAAGTGAGTTTGATCGCATATCTGATAATTTTATGGTTCCCTTTGATGACGAGTAcatgaaaaaattacatTGTGATGGATGGAATTCTGCACTAGTAATAACTTCGGTTAACTCTTCCATATTTGCAGGTTTGATGTCCACAATGTTGAAAGATTGATCAGCAATACCCAAGTTCCATAAATTGATTCTCAAATCATCAGCACTGAGGTACGTCTCTTGATCTGAATTGACAGATATCGAGTTAATATGATAAGCGTGAGCATTGGCATAAATCTTTTTGGGCTGGGCGGAAATCAATTTGTCATGCAACTGTAATTGGGGCAATTTCAACGACGAGATACCTATGTCAGCACTAGGCAAATGCGTCAAACcatttaaattgttttccGAAACTAGTTTGATTTGTCTCTCTTGTATTTTCCATAACTTTATAGTCTTGTCGTTTGTCGATAATAGATAAAGGGAATCGTTGCCACTTTTCAaccattttattttgtttattttttcttcaatttccaatgatttcaaataatcaaattcgGCATCATGACTTTGGAATTCTGTAAAAAACTTGTATTCACAACTTTGCTTCTTTTTAGTTTGATTTCTCTCAAATAAAACAACTCTTCCCCCCTTATCCCCGGTAGCTAAGAAATCGCCTGTGTGATCAAACTCGACCGTTGATATAATATCTGCTTCTGTGATATTCTCAATGTCACCCTTGTCGCCAAAGCATTGTGAAAACTTCCAATTTTTATCAGATGGCATTATATTTgtgattttgttgatttgattgatataCTTGTTGTTAATGGGACACTACAGTGTTTCCTAAAGTTGAAGACTTCAGTTAATGTAAGAATTGGGAAGTTGACGACTGAATTTGCAGTATTATGATCTAATGGTGACCAAGGGATATGGATccaagaaaagaaaaaaaaaatatggtTGGACCTTTGAAATTGGatataaattgataatgtAGTTTGtagaaacaaaaatcaacaactaTTTTAAGAATTGACCAGAAACTCTAATAATACGATGAATTGGTCTAAACTATTTTGGCAATTCACAAAGAAGTTAAAATGTAATTAATAGAAtatagaatagaatagaaagaaaggaaaaaaaaaaaaagggagCTGTTGTTAATTAATAAGggagttttttttttttttgttttgtcgattgaattcttgttgttgggaGATTTGGATATTATAGTGGATTGAGAAATTGAAGTAAGGAAGAATATCTCTCTCTGTAGTTTTATTAAGTAGCGACACTGTTTAAGTGAGCGTAAAACTGTTATGAGCGAGTGAGAAATTAATATTAGCATCGTCCATATTATGTCCAACCTGTAATTAATCCTACAGCTTCTTAATTGTGTGACAGAAAGGACAGTGGTAGTGCgattccaaaaaaaaaccataGTATCTCTTTACATTGACAACATATActataattattttttttgaaacacCATGAGTTTATAAAAGAATCACTAAAGCATATTTAATTACAGGTAATGCCCACCTTGAACAATTATGAGCCACGACATCTTGTGATTGTGCTAGCTAGTTGTAAtatatgaatatgaaaCAAAACTGTGTGTGATTTGAGGTTGTTCACTTGAGTTTTTTTACTAGGGTTGTCATTTGCAACGATTGAACAATCCAGCTTTAACCCACTAATAAGAGACTCTGAATTAAACGTGATAATAAAACTATcaagttttcttttactcctcttcaattgttttcCTCAGTATATGTAATTGACACTTTGTAGAAAACAACACTACCCATAAGCCTCAATATAGCTTTAGGATATAAACTAGATTTAATCAAATGTTTTATGgttttattataattttataCAGAAGTTAATTAACAAATACTTACTATACAGTAATCAGCAAAACTTAGTTAGCTTTTTTAGCAGCATCTTGTGGAGAAACTTTTCTGTCAGAGGTGAATCTCTTTCTTTGTGGTGGAGTTCTGATTTTTCTGTCAGTTCTTGATCTAACTCTAACAATTCTGGCGTGGATAGCACAAGAGACACAGTAGTG encodes:
- a CDS encoding hypothetical membrane protein, conserved (1 probable transmembrane helix predicted by TMHMM2.0 at aa 12-34), which gives rise to MVQKQYRFAPKSIFTFALLCFVAIVVVLSTSSLVQIEESLDPIEVSDKFKKHDKKIVIFPNNFESDSHKLASFFTEVFGQKLNEGDIVYKNRDTYELPQTVYNWNTIDLFRSIGEKDSLNCEKIPLNFETSKIYNKNADLYKILRDFKDENSFYYKEVSVFFPDLAKQLQERTIKKHWFQLIGSSVWLESYGIHLMISRVIYTKTGNKVQPVISLSYVQAFDRNWTELQNVTLIVPDDSTGKFKTVTYPSFMPIPVYHNVKQQRGKFYGVEDPRIILVKNKQGYEEPLIVYNSFNRNSSNTNYLGEIKNLVKLDTYRSIFMAWIWRSQVGKNNVGSMIPGTATTNDIYVKVKELRLPDKKKSKTEKNWTPLVIYEDQKMQGYDSHIYFIYSFEDLSILKCSLWDTENCVWEYRMNNKKTKISELRGGTELMNVNQILDKHNFDGLEIVKDQFKDKEVWIGFARAALSKCGCGVKMYRPNFTMLVRQKGSFQLSFVSSYMDFGVPILPWTKGKGLCNGKNLLIPNGISNWVLAEGENGSFQDYMTLSLSRSDSTVDIIHIKGILKSILSEYLLHTSRDILNNNAIHCALLESESYCKSYAENYKAHLKRWQN
- a CDS encoding Polyamine N-acetyltransferase, putative (Similar to S. cerevisiae PAA1;~member of GNAT family of histone transferases;~In S. cerevisiae: polyamine acetyltransferase; acetylates polyamines (e.g. putrescine, spermidine, spermine) and also aralkylamines (e.g. tryptamine, phenylethylamine); may be involved in transcription and/or DNA replication.) gives rise to the protein MTQLSSNQFIRNLTIQDIDDCIILESKGFPPEQRCSPENCRYRLSVASNICLGLFETTPLGDSKLIGHILATKIATERITEAGMGKRIQGVENSGHFENSRNIGIHSVVIDPEYRGVHLGHIFLTKYIEYIRQLKLADKILIINKESLIPFYSKVGFENLGLTDCRFAGLIDYDMVYNL
- a CDS encoding Oligoribonuclease, mitochondrial precursor, putative (Similar to S. cerevisiae REX2;~In S. cerevisiae: RNA exonuclease, required for U4 snRNA maturation; functions redundantly with Rnh70p in 5.8S rRNA maturation, and with Rnh70p and Rex3p in processing of U5 snRNA and RNase P RNA; member of RNase D family of exonucleases.), whose product is MFRLFVPRRFPIVRFYSVMQEPLIKKTKSDIMESFAKQTSQIPIPKKPLVWVDCEMTGLDVFGDDNIIEICCIITNEDLDIVDEKGYESTIYYPKSRLDKMNEWCIETHGKSGLTEKILANPDRKLSAVEDELLQYIKKYVPEIRTGLLAGNSVHMDRFFMMKEFPKVIDHLHYRNVDVSSIMEFGYRHNPKLMKMSPKKTGAHTAKSDILESIEQLKWYRKYYFKSEEETKETVERLSSELPEEVSEDANSETNKE
- a CDS encoding Cytochrome c oxidase polypeptide VIa, mitochondrial precursor, putative (Similar to S. cerevisiae COX13;~In S. cerevisiae: subunit VIa of cytochrome c oxidase, which is the terminal member of the mitochondrial inner membrane electron transport chain; not essential for cytochrome c oxidase activity but may modulate activity in response to ATP.), translated to MFKAVQQLTFRRFNSHHLKPSKLLNELSYKSNKQVGEEFIKKYEEKVHHSEGITNLWKRLTYLVAIPAVLLVAIPVGKVELKHAEHRKHQAHLSDDEWPQQYDYQNIRSKPFFWGDGDKTLFWNSDVNRHVVKD